A genomic stretch from Antarcticibacterium flavum includes:
- the lnt gene encoding apolipoprotein N-acyltransferase has protein sequence MKNLLYALLSGFLLALAWPTYGFPLLIFLAFVPLLYAEFRVRNSESRNIKLQVLGLAYVSFFIWNLITTYWLYYSTFFGAAFAILVNSLLMALVFLLYHVVAKRSNFRASTAFLISIWIVFEKLHLGWEFSWPWLNLGNVFAVTHNWVQWYEYTGAFGGTLWILLVNVAIFKAVLAYREFRQREIIWRGVIKAALFVAVPIALSYIIVHNYSESEETLEAVILQPNIDPYKEKYNVTDTRIGELLLDLSKENVTDSTAILVAPETVFADGTPLPRFQQSQAANYSRQLLDQYPNLNFLSGIQMYDRFQDPARVAKQTNQIGPNDWYNDYNSAFMMNRQSLPQLYHKSKLVVGVENFPYQSVLRPILGDIMIDLGGTVAMKTTQEERSIFELNNGYSTAPIICYESVYGEYVTGYVRNGANFLTIITNDAWWSDTQGHKQHLNYAKLRAIETRRSIVRSANTGISAFINEKGDLLQTLGYTELGSIKGNVTLNTGETFYVKYGDYIARVAQFLALFLFLFAVVPFKKKVKR, from the coding sequence ATGAAAAACCTCCTATACGCATTACTCAGCGGATTCCTCCTGGCGCTTGCCTGGCCTACTTACGGATTTCCCTTATTGATATTTTTAGCCTTCGTGCCATTACTGTACGCCGAGTTCCGCGTGCGGAACTCTGAGAGCAGGAATATTAAGCTGCAGGTACTGGGGCTGGCTTATGTGAGCTTTTTTATCTGGAACCTCATCACCACCTACTGGCTCTACTACTCTACGTTCTTTGGAGCGGCCTTTGCGATCCTGGTGAATTCGCTGCTAATGGCGCTTGTGTTCCTGCTGTATCACGTGGTGGCGAAACGCAGTAATTTCAGGGCTTCGACGGCTTTTTTAATCAGCATCTGGATCGTGTTTGAGAAGCTGCATCTTGGCTGGGAATTTTCGTGGCCCTGGCTCAACCTTGGTAACGTATTTGCGGTAACCCATAATTGGGTGCAATGGTATGAATATACCGGGGCCTTCGGCGGGACGCTGTGGATCCTGCTGGTGAATGTGGCTATTTTCAAGGCAGTACTGGCCTACAGGGAATTCAGGCAGCGCGAGATCATTTGGCGCGGGGTTATCAAAGCCGCACTATTCGTGGCTGTGCCTATCGCCCTCTCCTATATCATCGTCCACAATTATTCTGAAAGTGAGGAAACTCTGGAGGCTGTTATTCTTCAGCCTAATATAGATCCTTACAAGGAAAAATATAATGTAACCGATACCCGCATCGGTGAACTCCTGCTGGACCTCAGCAAAGAGAACGTAACCGATTCCACCGCGATCCTGGTAGCTCCGGAAACTGTTTTTGCAGATGGTACTCCCCTGCCCAGGTTTCAGCAAAGTCAGGCGGCCAATTACAGCAGGCAATTGCTGGACCAGTACCCTAATCTCAATTTCCTTAGCGGAATTCAGATGTATGACAGGTTTCAGGATCCGGCGAGGGTAGCCAAGCAAACTAATCAGATAGGGCCTAATGACTGGTACAACGACTACAATTCGGCGTTTATGATGAACAGGCAAAGCCTTCCGCAGCTGTATCATAAGTCGAAACTCGTTGTTGGCGTGGAGAACTTTCCTTATCAAAGCGTCCTGAGGCCAATTCTGGGGGATATAATGATAGATCTAGGTGGGACAGTAGCGATGAAGACCACCCAGGAAGAGCGTTCAATTTTCGAGCTGAATAACGGTTATTCCACCGCGCCTATTATTTGTTACGAATCGGTTTACGGGGAATATGTGACCGGCTATGTGCGCAATGGCGCCAATTTTCTAACCATCATCACCAACGATGCCTGGTGGAGCGACACCCAGGGCCACAAGCAGCACCTCAACTACGCCAAACTCCGCGCTATCGAAACCCGCAGGTCCATCGTTCGTAGTGCCAATACAGGAATTTCGGCTTTTATCAATGAAAAGGGAGATTTGCTGCAAACATTGGGCTACACAGAACTCGGCAGCATCAAAGGCAACGTCACCCTCAACACAGGGGAAACCTTTTATGTGAAATACGGTGATTACATCGCGAGGGTAGCGCAGTTCCTGGCCCTGTTCCTGTTCCTGTTCGCGGTGGTGCCGTTTAAGAAGAAGGTGAAGAGGTAA
- a CDS encoding IS110 family RNA-guided transposase → MKKIHNHAAGIDIGARKIFVGLEGREVKSFETFTEDLEMAADYLIDNNIETVALEATGVYWVILFDILQARGIDVWLVDGRSTKQVPGRKTDVKDCQWIQQLHSHGLLSRCFVAEDLVQELREYQRLREDHIRSAAMHINHMQKALTMMNIRLKEVLSQVHGASGLRVIRAILKGERNPKVLVELCEKSILKTKRELVIKSLKGHYTQAGLFALEQAVACYDFYQVQIVRCDEKLDEVLKKMSGENGDASLKPGKKKTRKPIRHHKPKIKNLDRYLLSVFNYRDATVLPGITDYTWMQLLAEVGSDMKKWATEKHFTSWLGLAPKQHHSGKMRKNHKSKGQPKAGLIFKQVATSLLNSKKIALGAFGRKLRARKGPSHAIKAMARKLAELYWKLFVRGLDYIEKGIKDYEEKINLNKERSVRKMAKELGMVISYNTAS, encoded by the coding sequence ATGAAGAAAATTCACAACCATGCTGCGGGCATTGATATTGGAGCCCGCAAAATTTTTGTAGGTCTTGAAGGGAGAGAAGTAAAAAGCTTCGAGACTTTTACTGAGGATTTGGAAATGGCAGCGGATTATTTGATCGATAATAATATCGAAACTGTTGCTTTGGAAGCCACTGGAGTTTATTGGGTTATTCTCTTTGATATTCTACAGGCCAGAGGAATCGATGTCTGGTTGGTAGATGGGAGAAGTACTAAACAAGTTCCCGGCAGAAAAACAGATGTAAAGGATTGCCAGTGGATACAACAGTTACATAGCCATGGTCTTCTTAGCAGATGTTTTGTAGCAGAAGATCTTGTCCAGGAACTTCGGGAATATCAACGCCTTCGGGAAGATCACATTCGCAGTGCGGCAATGCATATAAATCATATGCAAAAAGCCCTCACCATGATGAACATCCGCTTAAAAGAAGTTTTAAGTCAAGTACATGGAGCCAGTGGATTGAGGGTAATCAGAGCTATTCTCAAAGGAGAAAGAAACCCGAAAGTCCTGGTGGAGTTATGCGAAAAAAGCATTTTAAAAACAAAAAGGGAACTGGTAATAAAATCTCTAAAAGGGCACTACACTCAGGCAGGTTTATTCGCACTGGAGCAGGCAGTTGCTTGCTATGATTTTTATCAGGTACAAATAGTGCGGTGTGATGAAAAATTGGATGAAGTTCTTAAGAAGATGAGCGGAGAGAATGGTGATGCATCCCTAAAACCCGGCAAGAAAAAAACAAGGAAGCCTATAAGGCATCACAAACCCAAGATTAAAAACCTCGACCGCTATCTACTAAGTGTATTTAACTATAGGGATGCCACTGTTCTGCCTGGAATAACAGATTATACCTGGATGCAACTCCTTGCCGAGGTAGGTTCAGATATGAAGAAATGGGCAACAGAAAAACATTTTACTTCCTGGCTTGGCCTTGCTCCAAAACAGCACCACTCCGGCAAAATGAGGAAAAACCATAAATCAAAAGGTCAGCCCAAAGCAGGATTAATCTTCAAACAAGTGGCCACAAGCCTTCTCAACAGCAAAAAAATTGCACTAGGTGCCTTCGGCAGAAAACTAAGAGCCAGAAAGGGACCGAGCCACGCTATAAAAGCAATGGCCAGAAAACTGGCAGAACTTTACTGGAAGTTATTTGTTAGAGGTTTAGATTATATAGAAAAAGGAATAAAAGATTATGAAGAGAAAATTAACCTCAACAAAGAAAGAAGTGTAAGAAAAATGGCGAAAGAGCTTGGGATGGTAATTAGCTATAATACAGCTAGTTAA
- a CDS encoding ribbon-helix-helix domain-containing protein, with protein sequence MARQSITLTKPNDKWLKEQLSTEEYTSKSELINDLIRRAREKQEELDFLRAELIKGEQSGFTKLTQEEILAQSKADLRRNGKL encoded by the coding sequence ATGGCACGACAAAGCATCACCCTCACAAAACCTAATGATAAATGGTTAAAAGAGCAGCTTAGCACTGAAGAATATACCAGTAAAAGTGAGCTTATTAATGATTTAATAAGGCGTGCACGGGAAAAGCAAGAAGAACTGGATTTTTTACGAGCTGAACTGATAAAAGGAGAACAGAGTGGTTTTACAAAATTGACTCAGGAAGAGATTCTAGCCCAGTCAAAAGCCGATTTGCGAAGGAATGGCAAATTATAA
- a CDS encoding type II toxin-antitoxin system RelE/ParE family toxin: protein MANYKISEAAKIDLIRIHQYGVIHFGEDQADKYYNAFFEQFEKIAKQPFLYPTVDFIRPGYRRCVLGVDSIYFLVKDGSVEIIRIIGRQDFAE, encoded by the coding sequence ATGGCAAATTATAAAATTAGTGAAGCTGCGAAAATTGATTTAATAAGAATTCATCAATACGGCGTCATCCATTTCGGCGAAGATCAGGCCGATAAATATTATAATGCATTTTTTGAGCAATTTGAAAAGATAGCCAAACAGCCTTTTTTATACCCGACAGTAGACTTTATTCGTCCTGGATACAGAAGGTGCGTTCTGGGAGTGGATAGTATATATTTTCTTGTCAAAGATGGATCTGTTGAAATTATTCGGATTATTGGTCGACAGGATTTCGCGGAATGA
- a CDS encoding CDP-alcohol phosphatidyltransferase family protein: MAIKRQIPNIITMLNLLCGAIAAIFAVQGNLIMAALFVGLGIFFDFFDGLAARALDVKSELGLQLDSLADMVTSGLVPGIVMFQLLQRALPGGGATISEWQASGVWFEWNFPTLALIGLFIAAASGYRLAKFNIDDRQTDSFIGLPTPANALLILSLPLILAFQPHPWAVEIILNEWFLIILTFISCYMLNAEIPLFALKLSDWSFKKNKLRYFFIAYCLLMIIIFQFIAIPLIILSYVVVSLVFPERKEEVRQL; the protein is encoded by the coding sequence ATGGCCATAAAAAGACAGATCCCGAATATCATTACCATGCTCAACCTGCTCTGCGGAGCCATTGCTGCTATTTTTGCGGTACAGGGAAATCTTATTATGGCTGCCCTGTTCGTGGGACTGGGGATCTTCTTCGATTTTTTCGACGGACTCGCAGCCAGGGCGCTGGATGTTAAAAGCGAACTGGGATTGCAACTGGATTCCCTGGCCGATATGGTCACCAGCGGACTCGTACCCGGGATCGTAATGTTCCAGCTGCTGCAGCGTGCTCTTCCCGGGGGTGGAGCCACCATATCTGAGTGGCAGGCCAGCGGGGTGTGGTTCGAATGGAATTTCCCGACCCTGGCACTCATCGGACTCTTTATCGCCGCAGCTTCCGGCTACCGACTTGCAAAATTCAACATTGACGACCGCCAAACAGATTCTTTTATAGGCCTCCCAACCCCGGCCAACGCTTTACTTATATTGAGCTTACCACTTATTCTTGCCTTCCAGCCACATCCGTGGGCGGTAGAAATCATTCTGAATGAGTGGTTCCTTATCATCCTCACCTTCATAAGCTGCTATATGCTCAACGCCGAGATCCCACTTTTCGCCCTTAAATTATCCGACTGGTCCTTTAAGAAAAACAAACTCCGATATTTCTTTATCGCCTATTGCCTGTTGATGATCATCATCTTCCAGTTCATCGCGATCCCGCTTATTATTTTGAGCTATGTGGTGGTGTCTTTGGTATTTCCGGAAAGGAAGGAAGAGGTTAGGCAGTTGTGA
- the lptB gene encoding LPS export ABC transporter ATP-binding protein has translation MKLYAENLVKSYKGREVVKGISVEVNQGEIVGLLGPNGAGKTTSFYMIVGLIKPNGGKIYLDKENITKFPMYKRAQYGIGYLAQEASVFRKLSIEDNIMSVLELTKLSKKERVDKMESLIDEFGLGHIRKNRGDLLSGGERRRTEIARALATDPHFILLDEPFAGVDPVAVEDIQRIVAQLKNKNIGILITDHNVQETLAITDRTYLMFEGAILKHGVPEELAADQMVRKVYLGQNFELRKKKIFE, from the coding sequence ATGAAACTATACGCCGAAAACTTAGTAAAATCATACAAAGGAAGAGAAGTAGTAAAAGGGATCTCTGTGGAAGTTAACCAGGGGGAGATCGTGGGATTGCTGGGGCCTAATGGTGCCGGGAAGACCACTTCTTTCTATATGATCGTGGGGCTTATAAAGCCTAACGGTGGAAAGATCTACCTTGACAAAGAAAACATCACCAAATTCCCGATGTATAAACGTGCACAATACGGGATTGGATACCTGGCGCAGGAGGCTTCGGTCTTCCGGAAGCTGAGTATCGAGGATAATATTATGAGCGTGCTCGAACTTACCAAGCTTTCCAAAAAAGAGCGGGTGGATAAAATGGAGTCGTTGATTGATGAATTCGGATTAGGACATATTAGGAAAAATCGCGGAGACCTTTTGAGTGGAGGGGAGCGGCGACGAACGGAGATCGCCCGTGCCCTGGCTACCGATCCGCATTTTATCCTGTTGGATGAGCCCTTTGCCGGGGTGGATCCCGTGGCGGTGGAGGACATTCAGCGTATCGTTGCCCAGCTGAAAAATAAGAACATCGGTATTCTCATTACCGATCATAACGTACAGGAAACCCTCGCGATTACCGACAGAACCTATCTTATGTTCGAAGGAGCCATCCTGAAACACGGAGTCCCCGAAGAACTCGCCGCAGATCAAATGGTGCGGAAGGTTTATTTAGGGCAGAATTTTGAGCTGAGGAAGAAGAAGATTTTTGAATAA
- a CDS encoding four helix bundle protein: MKSYKDLDIYNLAFEYAIEVHKLSLKLPKFELYEQGSQVRRSSKGVKDAIVEGYGRRVYKQDFLKFLTYSQASLLECTSQLEMISELYQLEGIDELKTKYERLGAKIHSFSQYVEKNWKS, encoded by the coding sequence ATGAAAAGTTACAAAGACCTGGACATTTATAATTTGGCATTTGAATATGCAATTGAGGTTCATAAGCTATCACTAAAACTACCGAAATTTGAACTTTATGAACAGGGCAGCCAGGTGCGAAGATCTTCCAAGGGAGTTAAGGACGCCATCGTGGAAGGTTATGGCAGAAGAGTTTATAAACAGGATTTTCTAAAATTTCTTACTTACTCCCAGGCATCCTTGCTTGAATGCACCTCTCAACTCGAAATGATAAGTGAACTGTATCAGCTGGAAGGAATAGACGAATTAAAAACTAAATATGAAAGGCTGGGAGCTAAAATACATTCCTTTAGCCAATACGTGGAAAAGAACTGGAAGTCTTAA
- the tatC gene encoding twin-arginine translocase subunit TatC, giving the protein MAKAKTPHDEMSFLDHLEDLRWHLIRATLAIVIAGFIAFLAKGFIFDVLLFGPRYADFWTYDILCRISTAMGIDGGFCFDEMPFRIQSRTMGGQFSAHVWVAITAGFIISFPYVIYEFWKFVAPAMKDNEKKNARGFILISSVLFFLGVLFGYYVVTPLSINFLGKYQVSDDVFNDFDLASYISLVRASVIASGIIFELPIIMYFLTKVGIVTPDFLIKYRKYALVIVLILSAIITPPDIVSQIIVAIPVLILYEVSIIISKIVFKREEKKLRRTEIRKK; this is encoded by the coding sequence ATGGCAAAAGCTAAGACCCCACATGATGAAATGTCCTTTCTGGACCACCTGGAAGACCTGCGATGGCACCTTATAAGAGCAACCCTGGCAATTGTGATTGCCGGCTTCATAGCTTTCCTGGCCAAGGGTTTTATCTTTGATGTGCTACTCTTTGGTCCCCGTTATGCCGATTTCTGGACCTATGATATCCTTTGCAGGATCTCTACCGCTATGGGTATTGATGGCGGCTTCTGTTTTGACGAAATGCCCTTCAGGATACAATCCAGGACCATGGGCGGCCAGTTCTCTGCCCACGTATGGGTGGCCATTACGGCCGGTTTTATCATCTCCTTTCCATATGTGATCTATGAATTCTGGAAGTTCGTGGCCCCCGCGATGAAGGATAATGAGAAGAAAAATGCCCGCGGATTTATCCTAATCTCTTCGGTATTATTCTTTTTAGGAGTTCTTTTTGGATACTACGTGGTAACACCTCTTTCCATTAATTTCCTCGGAAAGTACCAGGTGAGCGACGACGTTTTCAACGATTTTGATCTCGCCAGTTACATTAGCCTGGTGCGGGCATCTGTCATCGCCAGCGGAATTATTTTCGAATTGCCCATCATTATGTATTTCCTCACAAAAGTGGGCATCGTTACCCCCGATTTCCTTATTAAATACCGAAAATATGCCCTGGTGATCGTCCTGATCCTGAGTGCGATCATTACGCCTCCCGACATCGTAAGCCAGATCATCGTGGCAATCCCGGTGTTGATACTCTATGAAGTAAGTATCATCATCTCCAAAATAGTTTTTAAAAGAGAAGAAAAAAAATTGCGAAGAACCGAAATAAGAAAAAAATAA
- a CDS encoding KpsF/GutQ family sugar-phosphate isomerase: MKLEEKILAVAKDTISIEAKAIANLTNLLTPEFAQAVQYIYNSKGRVIITGIGKSAIIANKIVATLNSTGTPAVFMHAADAIHGDLGSILEDDVVICISKSGNTPEIKVLVPLIKNFKNRIIAITGNKDSFLGQQSDFVLNTYVEKEACPNNLAPTTSTTAQLVMGDALAICLLDLKGFSSRDFAKYHPGGALGKKLYLRVSDITSQNMKPQVSPTTNVRDVIVEISEKMLGVTAVLENDKIIGIVTDGDIRRMLRNNDEFIHLTAADIMSKNPKTIEQDSLAIDALEMLEKNKISQLIAEEDGKYAGVVHIHNLIREGIL, from the coding sequence TTGAAACTGGAAGAAAAAATCCTCGCAGTAGCAAAAGATACTATTTCCATTGAAGCAAAAGCCATTGCAAATCTTACAAATTTACTAACACCTGAGTTTGCACAGGCGGTTCAATATATATATAACTCAAAAGGAAGGGTAATTATTACCGGGATTGGGAAAAGTGCCATAATTGCCAATAAAATCGTGGCCACGCTAAACTCCACCGGCACCCCTGCAGTCTTTATGCATGCGGCCGATGCTATTCATGGGGACCTTGGAAGTATCCTGGAGGATGATGTGGTGATATGTATCTCCAAAAGCGGTAACACTCCCGAGATAAAAGTCCTGGTGCCCCTCATCAAAAATTTTAAGAACAGGATCATCGCCATCACCGGGAATAAAGATTCTTTCCTCGGCCAGCAATCTGATTTTGTATTAAATACGTATGTAGAGAAAGAGGCCTGCCCAAATAACCTGGCACCAACCACCAGCACGACGGCACAACTGGTAATGGGAGATGCTCTTGCAATTTGTTTACTGGACCTCAAAGGTTTCTCCAGCAGGGATTTTGCAAAATACCATCCCGGCGGGGCCCTTGGAAAAAAACTTTATTTAAGAGTGAGCGACATCACATCCCAAAATATGAAACCACAGGTGAGCCCCACGACTAATGTGAGGGATGTGATCGTGGAAATTTCAGAAAAAATGCTTGGGGTAACTGCGGTGCTCGAAAATGATAAAATAATAGGTATAGTGACAGATGGGGATATACGCAGGATGTTGCGCAACAATGATGAATTCATTCATCTCACTGCTGCCGATATTATGAGCAAGAACCCAAAGACCATTGAGCAGGATTCCCTGGCTATCGATGCCCTCGAGATGCTGGAAAAGAACAAGATCTCCCAGCTTATTGCTGAAGAGGACGGGAAATATGCGGGAGTGGTACATATACATAATCTTATAAGAGAAGGAATTCTATAA
- the recQ gene encoding DNA helicase RecQ, translating into MGPTEIDLHQQLKKYFGFSQFKGLQEQVITSIVKGNNTFVVMPTGGGKSLCYQLPALIQDGTAIVVSPLIALMKNQVDAIRGISSEHGVAHVLNSSLNKSEVKQVKEDITNGITKLLYVAPESLTKEENVEFLRSVKVSFMAVDEAHCISEWGHDFRPEYRNLRHIIKRIGDDIPIIGLTATATPKVQEDILKNLGITDANTFKASFNRPNLYYEIRPKTKNVDADIIRFVKQNSGKSGIIYCLSRKRVEELAQTLQVNGISAVPYHAGLDAKTRVKHQDMFIMEDVDVVVATIAFGMGIDKPDVRFVIHHDIPKSLESYYQETGRAGRDGGEGHCLAFYSYKDIEKLEKFMSGKPVAEQEIGHALLQEVVAYAETSISRRKFLLHYFGEEFDEETGEGASMDDNVRNPKKKHEARQDVELLLKTIKETNQIYKSKDVVHTLTGKATAIILSHKTDEHPLFGKGKDKDNKYWMALIRQVLVAGMLRKDIETYGVVRLTEKGEEYLKDPQSFMMTEDHIFDSTTEGVVTQAKSAGGGVDEELVKMLKELRKKVAKKQGVPPFVVFQDPSIQDMALKYPMTIPELGNIFGVGEGKAKKFGKEFVELISRYVEDNDIVRPDDLVVKSTGANSALKLYIIQNIDRKLPLDDIASAKGMEMPEFIKEMEAIVYSGTKLNIDYWLDEILDEDQQEEIHDYFLEAQTDKIEEALEEFDGDYDDEELRLYRIKFISEVAN; encoded by the coding sequence ATGGGTCCTACCGAAATCGATTTACACCAGCAGCTTAAAAAATACTTTGGATTCAGCCAGTTTAAAGGGCTTCAGGAGCAGGTAATTACCAGTATAGTCAAAGGGAATAACACTTTTGTTGTAATGCCAACAGGGGGAGGGAAATCCCTGTGTTACCAGCTTCCTGCACTTATACAGGATGGCACTGCCATTGTTGTCTCTCCACTTATTGCCCTTATGAAGAACCAGGTTGATGCCATACGTGGTATTTCTTCGGAACATGGGGTGGCCCATGTGCTTAATTCCAGTTTGAACAAATCTGAAGTGAAGCAGGTAAAGGAAGATATTACCAACGGGATCACCAAATTGCTTTATGTAGCTCCTGAAAGTCTTACCAAGGAGGAGAATGTAGAATTCCTGCGCAGTGTAAAAGTATCTTTTATGGCTGTAGATGAGGCCCACTGTATAAGTGAATGGGGACACGACTTCAGGCCGGAATACAGGAATCTTAGACATATTATTAAACGAATAGGTGATGATATTCCAATCATTGGCTTAACGGCTACTGCCACCCCCAAGGTGCAGGAAGATATCCTGAAGAACCTGGGGATCACAGATGCCAATACCTTCAAGGCCAGTTTCAACAGGCCTAACCTGTATTATGAAATAAGGCCTAAGACCAAGAATGTTGATGCAGATATTATTCGGTTTGTGAAGCAGAATTCAGGTAAGTCCGGAATTATTTACTGCCTTAGCCGTAAGCGGGTGGAGGAACTTGCGCAGACGCTGCAGGTCAATGGGATTTCTGCCGTGCCGTATCACGCGGGGCTGGATGCCAAGACCCGGGTGAAGCACCAGGATATGTTCATTATGGAAGATGTGGATGTGGTGGTGGCTACCATCGCCTTTGGCATGGGGATTGACAAGCCAGATGTTCGCTTTGTAATTCACCATGACATTCCAAAGAGCCTGGAAAGCTATTACCAGGAAACCGGTCGTGCAGGAAGAGATGGGGGTGAAGGGCATTGTCTTGCGTTCTATTCCTATAAAGACATAGAGAAGCTTGAGAAGTTCATGAGCGGCAAGCCCGTGGCAGAGCAGGAAATAGGCCATGCCCTGCTGCAGGAAGTTGTGGCGTATGCAGAGACTTCTATTTCCCGCCGTAAATTCCTTCTGCATTATTTTGGGGAAGAATTTGATGAGGAGACCGGGGAAGGTGCTTCTATGGATGATAACGTTCGCAACCCAAAGAAAAAGCATGAAGCCAGGCAAGATGTGGAGCTATTGCTTAAGACTATTAAAGAAACCAATCAGATCTATAAATCCAAGGACGTGGTCCATACCCTTACCGGGAAAGCCACGGCGATCATACTTTCTCATAAGACAGATGAGCACCCACTCTTCGGGAAAGGGAAAGATAAAGATAACAAATACTGGATGGCGTTAATTCGCCAGGTGCTGGTAGCGGGAATGCTGCGGAAGGATATAGAAACCTACGGAGTTGTTCGTCTTACTGAAAAAGGAGAGGAGTACCTGAAGGATCCGCAGTCGTTCATGATGACTGAAGACCATATCTTTGACAGTACGACTGAAGGAGTAGTGACCCAGGCAAAATCGGCCGGAGGCGGTGTGGATGAGGAGCTGGTAAAAATGCTGAAGGAGCTTCGTAAAAAAGTAGCCAAAAAACAGGGGGTGCCGCCATTTGTGGTTTTCCAGGATCCCAGTATTCAGGATATGGCCCTCAAATATCCTATGACCATCCCCGAGCTGGGGAATATCTTTGGTGTGGGAGAGGGAAAAGCCAAAAAATTTGGAAAGGAATTCGTAGAGCTTATAAGCCGATATGTTGAGGATAATGACATTGTAAGGCCAGATGACCTTGTGGTTAAATCCACAGGTGCCAACAGTGCCCTGAAATTATATATTATCCAGAATATAGACCGCAAACTTCCGCTGGATGACATCGCATCTGCCAAAGGAATGGAAATGCCCGAGTTCATCAAGGAAATGGAAGCCATCGTTTACAGTGGTACAAAGCTGAACATCGATTACTGGCTGGATGAGATCCTGGACGAGGACCAGCAGGAAGAGATCCACGATTATTTCCTGGAAGCACAAACCGATAAAATCGAAGAAGCCCTGGAAGAATTCGACGGCGATTACGACGACGAGGAGCTAAGGCTGTACAGGATAAAGTTTATTAGTGAGGTGGCGAATTAA
- a CDS encoding peptidylprolyl isomerase yields the protein MQEGLYAKFHTSKGEILVALEYEKTPGTVGNFVGLAEGNLENKAIPQGKPYYDGLKFHRVIPDFMIQGGDPKGNGTGGPGYNFEDEMHPELKHDTPGKLSMANAGPGTNGSQFFITHTATPWLDGKHTVFGSVVEGQDVVDAIKQGDKIEKLEIIREGEAAENFNAVEEFRKFNGAKSEREAAAKKQQEELMGELSQGFEKTSSGLRYKIEQKGDGPKAEKGQTVSVHYKGMLPDGSVFDSSYKRNQPIDFPLGKGHVISGWDEGIQLLNVGDQARFVIPSHLAYGERGAGGVIPPNATLIFDVELVAVK from the coding sequence ATGCAAGAAGGATTATATGCTAAATTTCACACCTCAAAAGGTGAAATACTTGTAGCACTGGAATACGAAAAAACCCCGGGAACAGTTGGGAACTTTGTAGGTTTAGCTGAAGGGAACCTGGAGAACAAAGCCATCCCACAGGGGAAACCATATTACGACGGACTTAAATTTCACCGTGTGATCCCCGATTTCATGATACAGGGAGGAGATCCTAAAGGAAACGGTACCGGCGGACCAGGGTACAACTTTGAAGATGAGATGCATCCTGAGCTTAAGCATGATACACCCGGAAAACTTTCCATGGCCAATGCCGGGCCGGGCACCAATGGGAGTCAGTTTTTTATTACCCATACGGCTACTCCATGGCTTGACGGGAAGCACACGGTTTTTGGAAGTGTGGTAGAAGGTCAGGACGTGGTAGATGCCATTAAGCAGGGTGATAAGATCGAGAAATTAGAGATCATAAGAGAAGGAGAAGCTGCAGAGAACTTCAATGCGGTTGAGGAATTCCGCAAGTTCAATGGTGCAAAGTCCGAAAGGGAAGCAGCAGCGAAAAAGCAGCAGGAAGAACTTATGGGAGAACTTTCACAGGGCTTCGAAAAGACTTCCAGTGGTCTTAGATACAAAATAGAACAAAAAGGCGACGGACCCAAAGCAGAAAAAGGGCAAACCGTTTCTGTTCACTATAAAGGAATGCTTCCTGACGGGTCGGTTTTTGACTCTTCGTATAAGAGGAATCAGCCAATAGATTTTCCATTAGGGAAAGGGCACGTGATCTCAGGTTGGGATGAAGGTATCCAGTTATTGAATGTAGGAGACCAGGCCAGATTTGTGATCCCGTCACATTTGGCATACGGAGAACGCGGTGCAGGAGGAGTGATCCCTCCAAACGCTACACTTATCTTTGATGTGGAGCTGGTAGCGGTAAAATAA